ACCAAGTCTGTAATATTCCAGGACATTAACGTTTAcctctctgcagctcccctctgctcttgtttctttttgtaGTGCTCCTCCATCAGAAGCGTGTCCTCCgacagcagctgctccatcagcATCAACGCTGTCTTACGATTGGTCAGTGGGTAGAGGACCGTGGACAGAGACTGGTCGGCGTTGACCACTGCTACTACAAGCTCCTCCCACCGAGCTTTCTTACTGGGCTCCTCCAGGctcttcatctctccctccggcactcccctctcctccagctcccggaTTTCTCCTGACTTCTCATCCTCCGTTTCTGTATTGTCCTCCTCTTCCGACCGCTGAGTGACGTCGGCATCGGAGACAGAGGTGCAGGGAGACACAGAGGCctcgtctgtctgtgtttgaggAGCCGAGCAGGTGGACTCGTCCTCAAAAACGCTGTCTGTCAGCAGCACATCCTGGACTTCCTCTTTAATCTGTTCCTCTGGAGGCAGGATCCACAGCGACGGATCCGTGGTGACGCCGCAGCTCAGAGACACTTCGTGATTTGAATTGGGTTTTGGGGTGTCACTGCTTGTTTCATCCactgactcctctctctctgatccAGTCACAGAAGGAGAAGTCCTGACTTGACTGGAAGTGAAACAAATTATGATTAAGTATCACATAAGAGCAAAATCATATTTGCAGAGTCACAAACACCTGGCAAAGTTCATTTTAGCCTAGTGAGTTGCATAAAGGTTGAAGGTTGTCTGCAGTGATATGGGGTTTAATCTTACCTGTAGCCAGGTTTATTTTCACAAGGAACCTTTGTCTGGGTAGGGGTGGATGAGGTGGATTTGATCTCCCCCTCTCTGGTCTCTAAACCTCTGGGAGAAGGTGGATTAGATAAAGTCTCGCTGGGCAGTCTGATGGACCTGAACTCATCTGTGACCGGGCCGAGAGATCTAGGAGATCCAGAGTGAACCCTGACCCTGGAAGAGGAGCAGGGCGCTGGGGAGGTGGATCTACTCGAGATGCTTGTTACTAATGTTGCGTTCTCCCCCGGTTCTGAGCTCTGACTCATCTGGGACCTTTTCTGGGTTTGGTTTTGTATCTGTCCCTGAGTGTTCTTCTGACCAATAATCTCTGGTTCTTTTCCTGCCTGCTCTGTTAGATATTGTTTCTCCCTCCTGCTTTCCAATCGCTGGGCTTCTTGGACTTCAGCAATAAACGAAAAACTCCTCTCGTCTACTTCTGGGTCTCTGGGTCCAGTCGATTGTCTCCACAGTTGATCAAGCTGCTCAGAACTTTTACTCAAGACTGAGGGTCTTGTTAATCTTAAAGCCCCAAGCTCTTCCATGGACTTCCCTCTCTGTGCAACCACACGGGCAGACGGTTGGCTCTCTGTGACGGGCTTTACTGAGGGATTCTCAGTGGTATTTTTCTGTGGACTGAAATAGACAAAAGTTGTCAAATATGAGGAATACAACATGCGACTCATACACACGATGATTAATTCAGAACAGGAAAACCGAAACAGGAACATTTCTCTCATATATTCCTTGAGggcaaaaaaaaatacaaatatacattcCCACAAATCCCATAGTTTTGGGTTATAGAACAACTACTTAAAGATGTTTGAGTCAATGATTCTTCTGTTGGAGCTTGTGCATAAATCTTTTGAAAGGAATGCTGCTTTGCTGGAGCAGGTGGGTGTTGAATTTCCACTGCCACAGTGAATCAAGCTGAGATTTATAGTCTGTGCCACAGTGCACACATCACTGACCTAAGACTCTCCTGACCTAAAACcactaaaaatgtcccaacatGTCTGCAGCGCTGGTACATACCTACAGGTTTCCATAGTATTAACTGGTAATGGATCCTTTTCGTAGTTGTGTGCCTGCAGAATCAGAGGAGGAACAAAAAAGGTACATGTTTAAGATACATGTTTATGATTTTCCTCTGAGCTCAATAGCAGATAATGTGGAAGCCAAAAATGGGTCAAGAAATATCTTTGTTTGAATGATTAAATAATTCTCACATCAAAGTCATTAATGATAAGCGATAAAAGTTTACGTTTATTTTTGACTAATATCTACCACTGTCTGGAATTGAAATACCTGAAATGCATGTGGTGTGGATGTTGATCTGTTCCTGCAGAAACTCAGAGGATCTGGCTGGTCCAAGAGACTCTCTACTGAGGCAGCCCTCCCCTGATATGGACCTCGACTCTCCCTCCATCTTGGCTGATTCGACTGGACAGTGTATTGGCCTGAACAAGACTGTGCTGAGAAGAACTGTGCATACCTGTTTAACGAAAATCAAAACAGAATAGTCAAAATGTCTGATCTAATGCAAACCCCCAAACACTGCATTAAAAAAGAATTATTGCTCTGTGTCTTTGTTACCTTGCGGAGCTGGTGGAGGAATCAAGGATGCGGCCTGCAGAGTGGGGTCTGTTGAGCttcttctttgtattttttacttCATGATTTCCTGATAGAGGCCTGGGACCCCAGTCAAATGGTTTCTCTCCCAGTGAGTGCCTCTGTCTGGACGAAGGTGGTAACTGAGGCCCTGGCTGCTGTGGCTCAGCCACTTTCTGGCCCGTCTTACGTACCATGTACTCCACCAGGGCCTTCTGTTGCAGATGCTTAAGGTTTGTCTTTGAGGCGCTAGAGGCTGAAAGTGCTCGACCTCTCGTCTCAAACATCTTCCTGCGTGCTGCAACCAACCCCAGCTCTCCTTGCTGCTCAAGTTCCTCTTCTTCACATTCAGATGCAAACACGTCGTCCTCGTTGCCGAAGGAGCGACACGTAGAGTGGCTGGGGGTGCTGCCGAGCTGGTGGAGTTTCTCTGGTTCAGAGAAGCACATCTTCTTCTGCTCGGGAGTCAGTCGCTTCCTGTATCCGATGCGTCCCACCTGGGGCTGCGCCACATTTGCTGATCTCCCATTTTCCTCTTCAGTCTCCTTGTGAATCTCCTTCTGACTCTCACTGACCTCTTCCATCATACTCCCTCGCTCCGTCTCCTCAGAGTTCACCGAcggagtgagtgtgtctgtggacGTCTCAGAGTCCTGTGATGAGGTGAAAGAGTGAATCACTGTCGGCCTCAGCTCAGGTTTTTGCCTCATGCGGCTTGGCCATGACAGCTGCAGGTCCCTCCGTTTAAATGAAGTCTCCCTCAAGACTTTAGATTGGGCATCCTTCAGCCTCTCTTTGTAGTACTTTTTAAAAGAGTCATCAAGAGTATTACAGGCAACAGAGATAACGTCTCCGCTGTCATTCTTGCTAGTGTCACCTTGTGGAGGTCTCTCTTTGCTTTTTCCTAACATGTCGCCATGATCCGTTTTGTTTCGAATCTCCTCCCGGCCTTTTATAATGATATCAGCATTCTTTTTGGGCTGTAGCGCTGCCCTGTTAGCTTCAGTGAGTTGATAGAGAAGCGGGGTCGTTTCTTTGTTTATCCTCTCGCTGGCTAAATCCCCCAAAGGCTGCCGTTTACCTCTCTTTGCCTGTTCCTCTCTCTTATGATGGGGCTGGTCATTGCCTACTAATGAGGTTCCCTCCTTCATTTGCGTTACTGAAAGTGGCAGGCAGTTTCTTTCAGGTCCACAGTAGAATATAGGGTTGTTGGCAGTGTGGCGTCCAATATCTCGACTCTGGATCATTTCGATTTCTTCTAAGGCATCAAGGCTTCGTGAGGACTGCGTTGAGATGAAAGATGGCCTGTGATTCTCCTGATCCTGACTCCTGGAAGACAGGTCTTTGCCCTGGGACACAGAAGTGAAAACCTCTTCCTCATCTGGAATCGTACCGCTGGATGTGCGAGAACTCTCTTGGAGCGGTCTAAACAAATTATCCATAGTGCTGTGGTTTCTTTCGTTCTCTCTTATCCGCTGCTTCTCCACCA
This genomic window from Pleuronectes platessa chromosome 15, fPlePla1.1, whole genome shotgun sequence contains:
- the shroom1 gene encoding protein Shroom1; the protein is MDSYNFHFERMSNVDLHTLSLPVSRLSPAKSSSSIVEQLAHHQHGKGDSAYSSFSGGSTAPDYPSPFLPDDLQSSSFSHYADIKYVKSIYNPTQVVPSDSKTMDQLYRSVEAISQHYHNNTSTNVNHHNGNVSFHNINNKVVSNQEVPLGAPSQSSYPPIHPPPVPARLDSFIATKNLENSRVHHHGTEFQPQPQQQPRSYNRLHGLNARSPEKPNTDTANSSCNSEPLYSVWRGSERQQPQAQLPSGYRTQRQSHDQTRALLNPEYPFLVDNNAASEQQKSKNILSVSPPRGTSLSEHLKPRHLSASGGCNGDNRKSSGSSSILECQRKRVHSAHDWPTRASSPWNAGQSFINSSIQHKGQFYFVTGVCKLSDSGMRTNSSSVCGSDAGSESSTVVEKQRIRENERNHSTMDNLFRPLQESSRTSSGTIPDEEEVFTSVSQGKDLSSRSQDQENHRPSFISTQSSRSLDALEEIEMIQSRDIGRHTANNPIFYCGPERNCLPLSVTQMKEGTSLVGNDQPHHKREEQAKRGKRQPLGDLASERINKETTPLLYQLTEANRAALQPKKNADIIIKGREEIRNKTDHGDMLGKSKERPPQGDTSKNDSGDVISVACNTLDDSFKKYYKERLKDAQSKVLRETSFKRRDLQLSWPSRMRQKPELRPTVIHSFTSSQDSETSTDTLTPSVNSEETERGSMMEEVSESQKEIHKETEEENGRSANVAQPQVGRIGYRKRLTPEQKKMCFSEPEKLHQLGSTPSHSTCRSFGNEDDVFASECEEEELEQQGELGLVAARRKMFETRGRALSASSASKTNLKHLQQKALVEYMVRKTGQKVAEPQQPGPQLPPSSRQRHSLGEKPFDWGPRPLSGNHEVKNTKKKLNRPHSAGRILDSSTSSARYAQFFSAQSCSGQYTVQSNQPRWRESRGPYQGRAASVESLLDQPDPLSFCRNRSTSTPHAFQAHNYEKDPLPVNTMETCSPQKNTTENPSVKPVTESQPSARVVAQRGKSMEELGALRLTRPSVLSKSSEQLDQLWRQSTGPRDPEVDERSFSFIAEVQEAQRLESRREKQYLTEQAGKEPEIIGQKNTQGQIQNQTQKRSQMSQSSEPGENATLVTSISSRSTSPAPCSSSRVRVHSGSPRSLGPVTDEFRSIRLPSETLSNPPSPRGLETREGEIKSTSSTPTQTKVPCENKPGYSQVRTSPSVTGSEREESVDETSSDTPKPNSNHEVSLSCGVTTDPSLWILPPEEQIKEEVQDVLLTDSVFEDESTCSAPQTQTDEASVSPCTSVSDADVTQRSEEEDNTETEDEKSGEIRELEERGVPEGEMKSLEEPSKKARWEELVVAVVNADQSLSTVLYPLTNRKTALMLMEQLLSEDTLLMEEHYKKKQEQRGAAESAEVIKGAESSNCLPATDDLKPQCADLQSKSDIIEKKHLIVSYIEERLHSLEEARGALQAEIQENTACGEALEVLVRERCLPVELERYNLFIGDLERVVSLLLCLSARLARVQNALSTVDQHTDAEEKQSLDSRHRLLCKQREDAKDLKDNLDRRENLVSTFLSRQLSAEQLQDYRRFVQTKASLLIQQKDLEEKQRLGEEQLEGLSNSLHL